A stretch of the Sinorhizobium alkalisoli genome encodes the following:
- a CDS encoding branched-chain amino acid ABC transporter permease produces the protein MDMFLQQLVNALSLGGTYALLALGLAVVFSIMGLINFAHGELMTAAGYGLCFAILSGLPFPLAIACALVVAIALAMLMERIAFRPVRGASGTTLLLTSFAVSAILRVAFQNFISARPKPVPMPESLSGTIEIVGLHIGIIQATSILVTVLMLTGLNQFLRATVLGRAMRAAAEDFAIVRLMGIRANAVVATAFAISGLLAGVAGILWVAQRGSVDPLMGFLPVLKAFIAAIIGGLGSLSGAVAGGFLLGFIEVFLQAYLPESLLSYRDAVTILLVIGVLLFAPQGLMARKTIVKL, from the coding sequence ATGGACATGTTCCTGCAACAGCTCGTCAACGCGCTCAGCCTCGGCGGTACTTATGCGCTTCTGGCGCTTGGACTTGCCGTCGTCTTCTCGATCATGGGGCTGATCAATTTCGCCCATGGCGAGCTGATGACCGCCGCCGGTTACGGTCTCTGTTTCGCCATCCTTTCCGGCCTGCCCTTCCCGCTCGCCATCGCCTGTGCACTGGTTGTGGCGATCGCGCTTGCGATGCTGATGGAGCGGATTGCCTTCCGACCGGTGCGCGGCGCGAGCGGCACCACGCTGCTATTGACGAGCTTCGCCGTCAGCGCCATCCTGCGCGTCGCGTTCCAGAACTTCATCTCCGCCCGGCCGAAACCGGTGCCGATGCCCGAGAGCCTCTCGGGAACGATCGAGATCGTCGGCCTACATATCGGCATCATCCAGGCAACTTCCATTCTCGTGACGGTCCTCATGCTGACCGGATTGAACCAGTTCCTGCGCGCGACTGTGCTCGGCCGCGCCATGCGTGCGGCCGCGGAGGATTTCGCCATCGTGCGGCTGATGGGCATCCGCGCCAATGCCGTCGTCGCAACCGCCTTTGCGATCTCCGGCCTGCTTGCCGGTGTCGCCGGCATTCTCTGGGTAGCGCAACGCGGCAGCGTCGATCCGCTGATGGGCTTCCTGCCCGTCCTCAAGGCCTTCATCGCCGCGATCATCGGCGGCCTCGGCAGTCTCTCCGGCGCCGTTGCCGGCGGCTTCCTGCTTGGCTTCATCGAGGTCTTCCTGCAGGCCTATCTGCCCGAGAGCCTGCTCAGCTATCGTGACGCCGTCACGATTCTGCTCGTCATCGGGGTCCTGCTCTTCGCACCACAGGGACTGATGGCCCGCAAGACGATCGTCAAGCTCTGA
- the repA gene encoding plasmid partitioning protein RepA, whose product MLQQRIHGIDEQEHLPSMLAADARELAHQLQEHQKKIFSPTAQKTMRLFGPAEAAAFIGIGEGYLRQIASEGHGPQPLSNGRRMYAVEDIERIRRVLDEGSKAGKYLPHRRAGEKLQVISVMNFKGGSGKTTTAAHLSQYLALRGYRVLAIDLDPQASLSALFGHQPELDVGEAETLYGAIRYENPRPVADIVRSTYTTNLHLIPGNLELMEFEHETPKAMIGGSAETLFFARIGEVLTTIESFYDIVVIDCPPQLGFLTMSALCAATSVLITVHPQMLDVMSMSQFLSMTSELMAVVEKAGGRTSYDWMRYLVTRFEPNDGPQSQMTGFMRAIFGNRMLLNAMVKSTAISDAGVTKQTLYEVERSQFIRGTYDRAMESLSLVNAEIEEMIRKVWGRK is encoded by the coding sequence ATGTTGCAGCAGAGAATCCACGGTATCGATGAGCAGGAGCATCTGCCCTCCATGCTGGCTGCCGACGCCCGGGAACTCGCCCATCAACTGCAGGAACACCAAAAGAAGATCTTCTCCCCGACGGCGCAGAAAACCATGCGCCTGTTCGGCCCGGCGGAAGCCGCAGCCTTCATCGGAATCGGTGAGGGCTATCTGCGCCAGATCGCCTCAGAAGGCCATGGGCCGCAGCCCCTGTCAAACGGTCGCCGCATGTATGCGGTCGAGGACATCGAGCGCATCCGCCGCGTCCTCGACGAGGGCAGCAAGGCCGGCAAGTACCTCCCCCATCGCAGAGCCGGCGAGAAGCTTCAGGTCATCTCGGTGATGAATTTCAAGGGCGGCTCGGGCAAGACGACGACGGCGGCGCACCTCTCCCAATATCTGGCGCTCCGTGGCTATCGGGTGCTGGCGATCGATCTCGATCCGCAAGCGTCGCTCTCCGCCCTCTTCGGCCATCAGCCCGAGCTCGATGTCGGCGAGGCGGAAACCCTTTACGGTGCGATTCGCTACGAGAACCCGCGTCCTGTCGCCGATATCGTGCGCTCGACCTACACGACCAATCTTCATCTGATCCCCGGCAATCTCGAGCTGATGGAGTTCGAGCACGAGACGCCGAAGGCGATGATCGGCGGCTCGGCCGAAACATTGTTCTTCGCCCGTATCGGCGAGGTGCTGACCACGATCGAGAGCTTCTACGACATCGTCGTCATTGATTGCCCGCCGCAGCTCGGATTTCTCACCATGTCGGCGCTCTGCGCCGCCACCTCCGTGCTCATCACCGTGCATCCACAGATGCTCGACGTCATGTCGATGTCGCAGTTCCTGTCGATGACGAGCGAGCTCATGGCGGTCGTCGAAAAGGCCGGCGGGCGCACGAGCTACGACTGGATGCGCTACCTGGTGACACGTTTCGAGCCGAACGACGGTCCGCAGAGCCAGATGACCGGCTTCATGCGCGCGATCTTCGGCAATCGCATGCTTCTGAACGCCATGGTTAAATCGACCGCCATCTCGGATGCCGGCGTGACAAAACAGACGCTCTACGAGGTGGAGCGCTCGCAGTTCATCCGCGGCACTTATGACCGGGCGATGGAGTCGCTTTCGCTCGTCAATGCGGAGATCGAAGAGATGATCCGCAAAGTCTGGGGGAGGAAGTAA
- the hutC gene encoding histidine utilization repressor — MHQKILSEVEGHILSGDWPPGHRIPFEHELTEQYGCSRMTVNKALSELVKRGLIERRRKSGSYVTFPQVQSAVMEIHDVKLEVESLGLDYAYRRDGRIIRKIGAGDRERIDLPASSKLLEITCRHFAGGRPFCLEERLISLAAVPEAEAEPFETVAPGSWLLGKVPWSTAEHRIRAVAAGRLAAQSLDVAAGSPCLVIERRTWSGGAPVTSVRLTYPGDRHELVAEFQPSAVG, encoded by the coding sequence TTGCACCAGAAGATTCTCAGCGAGGTCGAGGGGCATATCCTGTCGGGGGACTGGCCTCCGGGCCACCGCATTCCCTTCGAGCACGAGCTGACGGAGCAATATGGCTGCTCGCGCATGACGGTGAACAAGGCGCTTTCCGAGCTCGTCAAGCGCGGTCTGATCGAGCGCCGGCGCAAATCCGGGAGTTACGTCACCTTTCCGCAGGTCCAATCGGCGGTGATGGAAATCCACGACGTCAAGCTCGAGGTCGAATCGCTCGGCCTCGATTACGCCTATCGGCGCGACGGACGAATCATACGCAAGATCGGTGCCGGAGACCGCGAACGCATCGATCTGCCGGCCTCGTCGAAACTGCTCGAAATCACCTGCCGGCATTTCGCCGGCGGGCGGCCATTTTGCCTGGAGGAGCGGCTGATCAGCCTTGCGGCCGTGCCGGAAGCCGAGGCCGAGCCGTTCGAGACGGTCGCTCCGGGCTCGTGGCTGCTCGGCAAGGTACCCTGGAGCACGGCCGAGCACCGCATCAGGGCGGTGGCGGCGGGCCGGCTGGCAGCCCAGTCGCTCGACGTCGCGGCCGGCAGCCCTTGCCTCGTCATCGAGCGGCGGACCTGGAGCGGCGGTGCTCCGGTCACGAGCGTGCGGCTGACCTATCCGGGCGACCGGCACGAGCTCGTGGCGGAATTTCAACCGAGTGCAGTCGGCTGA
- a CDS encoding ABC transporter ATP-binding protein, whose translation MMHSQIPTARPLLEVSGLKVAYGAVEALKGIDLSVAKGRIVTLLGANGAGKSSTLNALVGLAGKKAGRVVFDGQDISAMAPEQIVRLGMTLTPEGRRIFPSLTVDEHLLLGGAMHKGRGNVAEVREDMLARFPILKERLDQRAGSLSGGEQQMLAIARSLMSSPDLLLLDEPSLGLAPQVVDLIFDLIAGLRQRGLTILLVEQNVQLSLEIADAGYVMANGRIVLSGTAADLRNSTEIQGAYLGA comes from the coding sequence ATGATGCACAGTCAAATTCCCACCGCCCGGCCCTTGCTCGAGGTCAGCGGGCTCAAGGTTGCCTATGGAGCCGTCGAAGCGCTGAAAGGCATCGATCTTTCGGTCGCCAAGGGCCGGATCGTGACCCTGCTCGGCGCAAACGGGGCAGGCAAGAGCTCGACCCTGAACGCGCTGGTCGGCCTTGCCGGCAAGAAGGCCGGCCGGGTCGTCTTCGACGGACAGGACATTTCAGCAATGGCCCCGGAACAGATCGTCCGGCTCGGCATGACGCTGACACCGGAGGGCCGGCGCATTTTCCCGAGCCTGACCGTTGACGAGCACCTGCTCCTCGGTGGTGCCATGCACAAGGGCCGCGGCAATGTTGCGGAAGTCAGGGAAGACATGCTGGCGCGCTTCCCGATCCTGAAAGAAAGGCTCGACCAGAGGGCCGGCTCGCTTTCCGGCGGCGAACAGCAGATGCTGGCGATCGCGCGCTCGCTGATGTCGTCGCCCGACCTCCTGCTGCTCGACGAACCCTCGCTTGGTCTGGCGCCGCAGGTCGTGGATCTGATCTTCGATCTGATCGCCGGTCTGCGTCAGCGCGGACTTACCATCCTGCTGGTCGAGCAGAACGTCCAGCTTTCACTCGAGATCGCCGATGCCGGCTATGTGATGGCCAACGGCCGGATCGTGCTCTCAGGCACGGCGGCCGATCTTCGCAATTCAACCGAAATCCAGGGCGCCTATCTCGGCGCTTGA
- the repB gene encoding plasmid partitioning protein RepB: MARKNLIGISESAAAPIGAERPAIERPIAGHQPPQRPNGLVGGITRSLSNITEKVERAQELERRLAEGQAIVELNPSLIDASFVVDRLAVDPETQAALVQQIRDHGQQVPILVRPHPTIPGRYQVAYGHRRLAAVREIGSRVKAVIRDLTDEQLVISQGQENNARTDLSFIERALFATRLEDRGFLRDTIMSALGVDKAALSKMIAVVRRLPLEIIEAIGAAPSFGRRRWMELADLLEREGNGTKALADVRLPAFHALNSDQRFEKLFASLSAAKARTRTETWLAPDRVRAVRIRETDAETTLAFSKRAAPGFGDFVRQRLEALYLEYQQETGD; encoded by the coding sequence ATGGCGCGCAAGAACCTGATCGGGATCTCCGAAAGCGCGGCCGCCCCCATCGGCGCGGAGCGGCCGGCGATCGAGCGGCCGATTGCGGGGCATCAGCCGCCACAGCGCCCGAACGGCCTCGTCGGCGGCATCACGCGCTCGCTGTCGAACATCACCGAAAAAGTCGAGCGGGCCCAGGAACTTGAGCGCCGGCTCGCGGAAGGCCAGGCGATCGTCGAACTCAACCCATCGCTGATCGACGCCTCCTTCGTCGTCGACCGGTTGGCCGTGGACCCAGAAACACAGGCCGCCCTGGTTCAGCAGATCCGCGACCACGGACAACAGGTGCCGATCCTCGTCAGGCCGCATCCGACGATACCGGGCCGCTATCAGGTCGCCTACGGCCATCGGCGGCTTGCGGCGGTTCGCGAGATCGGCAGCAGGGTCAAGGCGGTCATCCGCGATTTGACCGACGAACAGCTCGTCATATCCCAGGGCCAGGAAAATAACGCCCGCACCGACCTGTCCTTCATCGAGCGTGCTCTTTTCGCCACCCGGCTCGAGGATCGCGGCTTCCTGCGCGACACCATCATGTCGGCGCTGGGCGTCGACAAGGCGGCGCTGTCGAAGATGATTGCGGTCGTGCGCCGCTTGCCGCTTGAAATCATCGAGGCCATCGGTGCAGCGCCCTCGTTCGGACGCAGGCGCTGGATGGAGCTCGCCGACCTTCTCGAGCGCGAAGGCAACGGGACGAAGGCACTTGCCGACGTGCGGCTGCCAGCGTTCCACGCGTTGAACAGCGATCAGCGCTTCGAGAAGCTCTTCGCGTCACTCAGCGCCGCCAAGGCGCGGACAAGGACGGAAACCTGGCTTGCCCCCGATCGTGTGCGCGCGGTGCGAATCCGCGAAACCGATGCAGAGACGACTCTTGCCTTCAGCAAGAGGGCGGCACCCGGTTTTGGCGATTTCGTGAGGCAGAGACTTGAGGCGCTCTACCTCGAATACCAACAGGAAACAGGAGACTAG
- a CDS encoding ABC transporter substrate-binding protein, translating to MTSNFKTLCLTTMLGGVILSPLPAFAEDLLIGIATAQTGGLAPYDQPSLKGFEMAVEEINAAGGAAGTFPIKLVTMDTRSDAAQTALIAQELVDEGVKIMITPCDADPSIAAGQVTQAAQIPAFSFCATTPTMPFAVGDFMFGNYPADNVQAAVLAGFAAEKGYRRAYILKSPDSAYTLKLPEYFAEAFKAKGGEVVGEGTYSMGQQDFGAEVTKIKAMNPAPDVIMTSAYEPDFPAFIRQLRGAGVTTPILGSDGIDSPTTFGLGTLVDGVAFTTAGFAVEGTPLAEFNNKYQKKFGQAPDTVYIANGYDLGKVINAAVTAAGSTDPVAIRDAIASLENVEGVTGPISYAGTQGMPLRSVSLVEIQGGDRQLISQSVPDPADIPAP from the coding sequence ATGACATCGAACTTCAAGACCCTGTGCCTCACGACCATGCTTGGCGGCGTCATTCTGTCGCCGCTGCCAGCCTTTGCGGAAGACCTGCTGATCGGGATCGCGACCGCCCAGACCGGCGGTCTTGCACCCTACGACCAACCGTCGCTGAAGGGCTTCGAAATGGCCGTCGAGGAGATCAACGCCGCCGGCGGCGCGGCGGGCACGTTTCCGATCAAGCTGGTCACGATGGACACGCGCTCGGATGCCGCCCAAACGGCGCTCATCGCCCAGGAACTTGTCGACGAGGGCGTCAAGATCATGATCACGCCCTGCGACGCCGATCCCTCGATCGCCGCCGGCCAGGTGACGCAGGCCGCCCAGATTCCGGCCTTCTCCTTCTGCGCCACGACGCCGACCATGCCGTTCGCCGTCGGCGATTTCATGTTCGGCAACTATCCGGCCGATAACGTCCAGGCGGCCGTGCTCGCCGGCTTCGCGGCCGAGAAGGGCTACAGAAGGGCCTACATACTCAAATCGCCCGACAGCGCCTACACGCTGAAATTGCCCGAATACTTCGCTGAGGCGTTCAAGGCCAAGGGCGGTGAAGTCGTCGGCGAAGGCACCTATAGCATGGGCCAGCAGGATTTCGGGGCCGAGGTCACCAAGATCAAGGCAATGAACCCGGCGCCGGACGTCATCATGACCTCGGCCTATGAGCCCGACTTCCCCGCCTTCATCCGCCAATTGCGCGGCGCCGGCGTCACGACACCTATCCTCGGCAGCGACGGCATCGACTCGCCGACGACTTTCGGCCTCGGCACCCTGGTCGATGGTGTCGCCTTCACCACCGCCGGCTTTGCCGTCGAAGGTACGCCGCTCGCCGAGTTCAACAACAAATATCAGAAGAAGTTCGGTCAGGCGCCGGATACGGTCTACATTGCCAACGGCTATGATCTCGGCAAGGTCATCAACGCTGCCGTCACCGCCGCCGGCAGCACCGATCCGGTCGCCATTCGCGACGCGATTGCCTCGTTGGAGAATGTTGAAGGCGTGACCGGTCCGATCAGCTATGCCGGCACGCAGGGCATGCCGCTGCGATCGGTATCGCTCGTCGAAATTCAAGGCGGCGATCGGCAACTGATCAGCCAGAGCGTTCCGGATCCAGCCGATATTCCCGCACCTTGA
- a CDS encoding elongation factor G yields MRCFTVLGPSQIGKSTLVERLSSLEGEPKKSVSPYGLAITEFEFGGEPWCALDVPGNSEAIPLAQDALLASDACVLPISPVLEEAVLAAPYLRVIEASGTPCILFVNRMDEPRGRLRDIVAALQDYCSRPLVLRQIPIRDGDKIIGSCDLISERAWRYREGQTSALFEIPESAAEREHEARAELLEHLSEFDDWLLEELIEDREPASETIYQISTRVLSENKIIPVLLGAASHSNGIMRLMKALRHESPHVEALRSRLAASAGIDESTLAAVGFHAHHRQSVGKTVIARALQNGVKQGATLGGAGLGALQDPANGRAMSSGISVAGQVFAAVKSDHLAVPSLLTANAAIAPPDWTTPPPPMFERILVPESERDENKLSETLAKLAETDRGLKVMQEEGTGAQMVCAQGPVHLRDVCRMLADVFHVTVTDRAPSPVYRETISKSADVHYRHRKQTGGAGQFADVKLSVHPNGRGEGFSFAETIKGGAVPRNFIPAVEAGAREAMDKGPLGFKAIDIGVVLTDGQHHSVDSSEHAFRTAGKLGVRQALSQAASVLLQPIFRVEIHVPSIHSGGLVPIVSTLKGQILGFDRDDAAKGWDIFRALVPGGALEDLARSLRSATQGIGYFSKSFDHFEELYGKEAQAIITAHSAQANEH; encoded by the coding sequence ATGCGCTGTTTCACTGTACTCGGTCCTTCGCAGATCGGAAAATCCACGCTCGTGGAAAGATTGAGCTCGCTGGAGGGCGAGCCGAAAAAGTCAGTATCCCCTTATGGTTTAGCAATTACTGAATTCGAATTCGGCGGGGAGCCGTGGTGCGCGCTCGACGTGCCGGGCAACAGCGAGGCGATCCCGCTCGCACAGGATGCTTTGCTCGCAAGCGACGCCTGCGTGCTCCCGATTTCCCCCGTTCTCGAGGAGGCCGTGCTGGCCGCGCCTTATCTGCGCGTGATCGAGGCTTCGGGGACGCCTTGCATTCTCTTCGTCAACCGCATGGACGAGCCGCGCGGGCGGCTGAGAGATATCGTCGCGGCGCTGCAGGATTATTGCAGCCGTCCGCTTGTTCTCCGGCAGATTCCCATCCGCGACGGCGACAAGATCATCGGCAGTTGCGATCTCATTTCGGAACGGGCCTGGCGCTATCGCGAAGGCCAGACGTCCGCCCTGTTCGAAATCCCCGAGAGCGCAGCCGAGCGCGAACACGAGGCGCGCGCCGAACTGCTTGAGCATCTTTCCGAGTTCGACGACTGGCTGCTTGAAGAGTTGATCGAGGATCGCGAGCCGGCAAGCGAAACGATCTACCAGATCTCGACGCGGGTGCTCTCAGAAAACAAGATCATTCCGGTGCTCCTGGGGGCGGCAAGCCACAGCAATGGCATCATGCGGCTGATGAAGGCACTTCGTCATGAGTCGCCGCACGTCGAGGCGCTGCGAAGTCGGTTGGCCGCATCCGCCGGCATCGACGAGTCGACGCTCGCCGCCGTCGGCTTCCACGCCCATCACCGCCAAAGCGTCGGCAAGACCGTCATCGCTCGCGCTCTGCAGAACGGTGTAAAACAGGGAGCGACGCTGGGCGGTGCCGGCCTCGGCGCGTTGCAGGATCCAGCCAATGGCCGGGCCATGTCTTCGGGCATATCGGTTGCCGGACAGGTTTTCGCCGCCGTCAAATCGGACCATCTCGCCGTTCCTTCCCTGCTCACGGCCAATGCGGCGATCGCGCCGCCGGACTGGACGACCCCGCCGCCGCCGATGTTCGAGCGAATCCTGGTGCCGGAAAGCGAGCGCGACGAAAACAAGCTTTCCGAGACGCTGGCGAAGCTTGCCGAAACCGATCGCGGCCTGAAGGTGATGCAGGAGGAGGGGACCGGCGCTCAGATGGTTTGCGCCCAGGGGCCGGTGCATCTGCGCGATGTCTGCCGCATGCTTGCCGATGTCTTCCACGTCACGGTGACCGATCGCGCGCCGAGCCCGGTCTATCGCGAAACCATATCGAAATCCGCCGACGTTCACTACCGCCACCGCAAGCAGACAGGCGGCGCCGGCCAATTCGCCGACGTCAAGCTGAGCGTCCATCCGAACGGGCGAGGGGAGGGGTTCTCCTTCGCCGAAACCATCAAGGGCGGCGCCGTTCCTCGCAATTTCATACCGGCGGTCGAAGCCGGCGCGCGCGAGGCCATGGACAAGGGGCCGCTCGGCTTCAAGGCGATCGATATCGGCGTTGTCCTCACGGACGGCCAGCACCATTCGGTCGACAGTTCCGAACACGCTTTCCGGACGGCCGGAAAGCTCGGCGTGCGTCAGGCGCTTTCGCAAGCGGCCTCCGTTCTGTTGCAGCCGATCTTCCGGGTCGAGATCCACGTGCCCTCGATCCATTCCGGCGGTCTCGTGCCGATCGTCTCCACCCTCAAGGGGCAAATCCTCGGCTTCGACCGGGACGACGCGGCGAAGGGATGGGATATCTTTCGCGCCCTCGTTCCCGGCGGCGCCCTTGAAGATCTGGCGCGTTCGCTCAGATCGGCGACGCAGGGCATCGGCTATTTCTCGAAGAGCTTCGACCATTTCGAGGAGCTCTACGGCAAGGAGGCGCAGGCGATCATCACCGCGCACAGTGCCCAGGCGAACGAGCATTAG